The Porites lutea chromosome 9, jaPorLute2.1, whole genome shotgun sequence sequence CTAAAGATCGTGTGTTTGGAGAACGAGAAAAGAGAAGCTAAGAAGAAGTATTTGGATAGCCAGAAGATGTACGTCAAGGAGATGCTGGGAAGACCTATGGAGAAACTCAATGTAAGCTGGCTGTCCTCGTGGgatactcctgggaattctcgGTGGGGCTGAGCTGCCCAGttttccaaatcctgaccctgtttcagacaaaaaaaagtcattttctacactcgttttcagacctcgcctctaaaatccatacgcATCTTCAGACctccaacaaaaagatttcttaataTCCACTTCGAATTCGCaaattactctttctttcttatttatttggaattaaaacgacaaatacgttcaCACattcccgtagttccctcgaaaaccatacccgattccagacgaAACTgagcaaagtctatacccgttttcagaccaataCGGATTTAAAAACCTTTCcttttggggcggcacatacctatatggcttgtATAAGGGTTTACCCCCGGCGGATGATTggtagatgtcatgtgaccttgtACTGACCAATCTCGCAAAAACCCTCGTTTACGAGGGAGAAATTCTCAGCTACATACtgtataacaacaacaacaacatcaactgCAGATATTTCTTTGCAGATATTTTTTGAGGGCGTCCAGGAGCGTATAGCGGCAGGAGTGAAGGAGGACGAAGTTGGTTATCAGTTGGCATTCAGTAAACAAGAACtgagaaaaaatattaaagagtACCCAGCTAAAGAGCTGAAGAAAGGATTGGAACAATTATacaaaaaagttgaaaagcaCTTGTGTGAAGAGGAAAACTTACTTCAGGTCAGTGTTAATAACTGTTATTGTAATTGAGCCTGAAGGTaaatattcttttatttatagtGGAACCCAgtttaccctgggtaccagaggtgttttctcgcgtgcgacgagGAGCTTCGTCGGCCACAGGCCGACACGTCTTCGGCCTTCAGCCGAAAACACGAGCAATGAAAAGCCTGTGTCACCCAGGGACCCGAAAGGGACGCTGTTTTTCCTTCGTCCCTTCCCATGAGTACCTGCGCGCTTCAACCtaaccccaatcttctctcaccccaaaaacacataaatagcgactgggtacgagtctgatTTCTTTTGCAACACTGCTGctaaacgagttgaatagcgatgttgcgcgttttaccacccacgttcaaacctctTTTGCAACAACTCAGGCTATTGTaagttgcgtgaatactgagttttatttgttaaaattacgcgggagtcaCGCCATGTGCAGAGTtacgtcacttgctgcaaaGCAAGTCTGTCTTGGTCCGGTAGAACGCGCAACGTGGAATAAACGAAGCAAAAATGATAAACATATCCCGTGACTAAGCGAAATGCTTAGAGGCAAAATCTAAGGATAATCACGTTTGTTTATGAACATTTCAGGTGGTATGGCACTCGATGCAAGATGATTTTATCCAGCAGTACAAGCATTTTGAAGATCTCATTCAACGCTGTTATCCTGGCTCAATGATCAACCTTGAAGTCAACATCAATGACATCTTGAATTTCTTCTCGAGTATCGCACAGTCTCACTGATTTTAGTGTACTAAATTGCTCTATTGTATATTGGAACAATATTGGGGCAGTATCAGACTAATATTGTAAAGAAGTCGTTAAACCCAATCAGAATTCCTcataaaaatatgaatttaaatTCCCAAAGAGAGGGAACAACCATAGctgttaaaataacacaaataTAAATGGATACCTGAGGTGTGTCATTGTtaaagtactttaaaaaaatagaaagagatTTATGATGGTGTAACTATAACATTGTCACAACCCCTTCTACATTAATACGCAGCGGTTCATAATTATTGAATACAAAATAAATGACTGCTAGAATCATTTTTGCTGTCGTTTTAAAGGAATTGTTGCCAATGTCCCTCAAAGATCGGCGCAAGATCTGATCGTCTTCacgaagaatttaaaaaagggGATTTGTACTAAAATATTATGGCCTGCCTAATGCCtaattcatttcaattttttaattcatTCGATCTTGTGTTCTACCGCAGATTATTTGTAAGATATTCTAAACCAATCAGAGGAGAGAATTAACGAACGCCCGCGTTTTTCGTTTTTCGGCGCCGACCGAGTGGAGACTGGAACTGAATTCGACTTCAATATGGCGGCCGATAAAGCTTCGTTTTATAGTTTTGCAATTTATACCTAGAAAAACACAGGAAATTTCCCCACATGCTGCGTCTACTGAACAGATATGTAACCCGAAGTGGTAAAAGAGTTTGTTTATCAAGAAACGTTCAAACTGCTCCATCAGCTTTTTGTCTAAAATGGGAGAGAGCTGAGTTCAACGGAGTGGACGTGAATCTTGCCCAATTGGGAGAAAATTGTTCGCTTGATGAATTTAATGCCAGACTAAAGGGTaagtaataagaaaaaaataattttctcatAGAATCTTTGTGGGTGAAGATGCATTTCATACTGTTTTCTCAGGGCATTAAACATTTTCTTCCTGAAATGTGTTCTTTAGGAATTAGGATATTGCCAGTTTTGAATATATCCAGCCCCAGATTCGAATCAAAGCCTACCTCAACAGTCCGCACAGTCCTGTGGTTTCCCAACTACATTAAATATGTGGAATTTGATAGGGCAAGCCCTCAACTGCAGAAGGGTGTGGATGGTTTATTACCCATTCTGCATGAAAAAACTGGGCTATTGCATTAATTAATATCCGTACCCCCCTGGGTGAGGACCAAGGGTCAGGAATTCTCCAGGGGCAAGTTATAAAAATTGGGGATTTTGTTAGCactagagtgaaaaaaaattggaattcttCAAGGGTGAAGCTTTAATTTTCACAAGATTCTTCAGGGGCAGACCCATACTCTTCAGGAGGTAGACCCATATTTAACGGAGAAAAGGTTAGTCCTCAATTGGGGGTAggcccaggggccccactcacatattttaatgacaggggggtccgacagaggttcatattttatacccagaaaaatcccaacttcagaatttctctacccaaaaaaatccctactttttttagcatacccaaaaaaatccctcggtgtttttgcatcagcaaattttattatttatcttctggaaagctaaaacatgccaacttcaactttggttttcgtcaaaaacaaaactgtaaattgcgcttatgttatttttgatttgagctgatgaaaaatacaatacccaaaaaaatccctgtgttgttttcgcgacccaaaaaagtcccggcgtctttcatagacccaaaaaaatcccttttggccaaaatgtcagacccaaaaaaatcctttggaCCCCCCcatcattaaaatatgtgagtgtggcccctggggggggggggtaggggagGGTGAATTACCCTTTTCCCACACCCTCCCCCAAGCAAGAGGCAACACTAGTCCCCTAGCTTGAGGCCAAGCCTGCTTTGTTGTGCTGTGTTTTATTTCGTTCTTTTTACATCTGTCAATCATTATTAGAGAGTGTTTTACATTGGAGAAGGGATGCAAAGAAGTCAGTTTGGATGAAGGTGCCTATTTCTCAAAGTTACTTGATTCCAGTGGCTTTTGCTCATGGTTTTAGTTACCATCATGCGGTTGGTGACTATGCCATGCTGTTGAAATGGCTTCCACAGAGGGTGGCTTGCAAAGTACCACCGTATGCTACTCACCAAGTAGGAGTGGCAGGTGAGAGGCATCAATAGCAAATTATAACCATGAGAGATTAGCCTGTGAGCATGCTGTCCGAGGTGTTCCGGTGGCGGGCTGAAAAACCGTACCCTCAGAAGAGCATGTTTGCAGGCTAGTGAGAGATAAGTAAAAACTATTAAACAACTAGGACTACTGCGCACAAAGGCAATGTGAGCAAAATGATTGACTTCTGCGACAGCGCTGTAAAATCACTGAGGCCCTGCTAAACCCCAAGACCGCCCCACATATGATTAGTAGTGGAGACTGCTAGCCAGCATTTTCTCGTGTTTAACGTCGCCTAAATTACATGTAGCCACATTTAAACTACTTGTGAAAACCATATACTGTTACCTGTTGTTGAATAAGTATACACCAGAACTTGCATGCTGCGTATATTATGCCACTCAGGGCAgaataattttcttaaaaaaatattcatacccCTCTCACACAGAGTGTACTTTTCCCTCTAACCCttctgaaaaatttcagttCATGTTCATACTTTCCACTAAAATTTGATCTTGGTCATGAGATTCCCCTTTCCCCTTAGATcccctagcctgtgtacagatgtTATCCTCACCTGTTCCCGATTTTTTTAAGGGGAGGGGGACATCTGTACATAGGGTATAGATCTCCTAAGTCGATTTAATTTGATAAATGGCTTGATGCTGTCTGTTTTCAGGAATGGTTCTTAATGAAGAAAAAGGAGAAGTATTGGTTGTTCAGGATAGGCAATTGGTATATGCATACTTCAGTACATTCCtctttatttattaattaaaaagtACTTTTAGATATTGTATTAATGCAGAAGAGCTCAGTTCTCAAACGATGAATATAATATgttgaatttcatatatttgaactgCAGGATGAACAAATAAATGCAGAGATCATCGCAGTTAGTAGAAAATTCTGTTATTGTAAACAGCTATTTTTACAGTTGTGgtttaaacaataataaataattgtaaAGATTCTTGGTGTTGCGCACGGGTGCAATTAACAAAGCAGGGGCATAGCATCCATATACACACTTGGACCTGTGTGTACATTTACAgctgaaatatggaaaaattttctgaaaaagcatttttcatcATTAAATTGGGATGACTGATACATTATTCGCACTTTATCAGTGTCCTTGTGTTAGTATTTCCTTTGTCCATTTATTATTTGGTAATTCTATTGGCATCACTGCCTTGTTTTCCTGTAAATTCGTACACCTTACCAAGAGGTgggtaaaatgaaaaaatcaaatcaaaatcaaaagtaCTGTAGAGAGCGctggaaatggcatttctgaGACCCTaaagtaaagaattttcttGGGGAGCATGCCCTAGGCTGGGACACCGCTGCTTCAACTTTTCGTCCCCACGTGTGTTCACATTCAAAATCTCATGCTATGCGCCTGAAAAGATTGATAAGACACTAATTAAACAGTAACCACACCACAACACAAAAGGGGACCAacacaacaccaagaaacaccccaATGATTTGACTATAGCCACCAAAATCACACACAATGCTGTGTTCTTACATGCAAAATTACGGCAGGACATCTTCATAGCAGACAATAAACTCTGTCCTGGTGTACACATGTCTAACTTCTGCAATTATTTCTCTTGGTATTTCTCAGtataaaattggacaaaaacGGAAGGCCGTTTGGAAATTTCCAGGTGGACTTTCAGATGAAGGAGAAAATCTTGGTTAGTTAACAATAAAAGTTAAACATGGTTAAATAATGTAGTAGAATAATACTAGAGCTGTCTGaatacaaggctgtgctctggCAGTGCCCATTGGCTCCTGGCGCTTAACTGTTGCTCAggggtgactagaaaatctttgttttttcataaaaatcatgCGCTGGGCACCTTGGATTTTACAGGTTCGGTGCACTGGGATCCTGTCCATTTTTCCGAGAGCACAGCTAGCCTTGTAATGGACACTAGTCTTGTGAGTTGATAGCCCTTTAATATTCACCATTTGCTTTGACAAAACACTGTTTGAACTCTGTGCTTTCAATAACCTGTCCATTTGTTGTCCAGGCCAGCTGCAGTTGTGGGAAAACTCTTACTGCTTCCTTAGGGTGTCAAAATTTATTTAACGTGTCTCTAAtgataccccccccccccttcctctAAGAGTCACCAGGGTTGGATTTATTTGCAACATCTGCATTTAACTATCCCATTTTCCTCtttgaatttttcttgtttttaagtgcaattacatgtataacaagaaataaaacatgCACATGTGATGGCTATATGTGTATGCTGCAAATGGATCTGCCCTTAATGTGAACAGAATTCTTTGAAACAACAGTTACTGCACAAGCCCAAAGGTTGGATCCCCTAAGCCAACCTTaacacttctcacttagggaaaaatgttggcttatgggaggggtaggtgggcagtttccctgcAATGTATAATAATCCAAGATTTTGGTGTAAGATATTGGGTTCCCTACACAGGAAAATGAgatattaaaattttttcactGAGTGAGTAAATTAGAATGAAATATATTGAATTACCCCCTTCTCTAAAAAGTTCCCCCTCTTCATTAAAAATGTCTGGAGAAAGAGAGTTTATTGTATAATTTTGATATTGACTGTACTTACTTTTTatgcaaaacaaattaataaataataatcatgataataataataataataataaattattatagtGAAGTATCAACCTGTCACAAACTTATCATCTACAAGTCAGATGTATCCTTCTAATAATACTGTTATTTTGTAGAAGAAACAGCCATTCGGGAAGTCTATGAGGAGACTGGAGTGAAGTCAGGTACTGTATGTGTGTAGATGACTAAAAATTgtataacaaaaatataatttaacaGGTATAGGGTATCAAACATAGGGTTTGGATTTGTGTTAAATTAATTTTGTATCCAGTTGCCCTCAAAGCAAACtcacttctttttttcactttggtTACTAATTTGAAGGTATTTCCTTGAGCATAAGAAGAAACTTCGGACAACAGGAATTTAAGATACCTGTAACAAACAAGTGTTTCATCTGTTGCATAACAACTTGCTAAAATGTCAGATACTCAGTGTGTTTTCATTTCCTCAGAGTTTCTTGGTTAGTTTATTTTTCTCATGTTTTGACACAGAATTCAAGTCTGTGATGATGTTTCGGCAACAGCACCAAATGAAGAATGCATTTGACAAGTCGGATATCTACATTATATGCAGGATGTCACCCCTGAGTTATGGAATAAGTCACTGTGAAGATGAGATTGCACGGTGCGAGTGGATGAAGTTATCAACTCTCATAACTCACACAGACACTGGCCCAATCACAAGATTAGCAGCAAGGTTAGCTGTTTACGGAATGAAGAATGGATTTCAAAATGTTGATTTGGAACCAAACAGAATGAGATCCTGGGTAGATCCAAATAAGACGGTTTGTCTTTATCACCGATATTTGCCCAGTTGATGGTTAATACCAATCTATTTTAACTTTGACTAAAAATTGgctgaaaatttgtttttgcaGGGTTCTTAGCTAACTATCTGTCAGTACCAAGACTTTTACTTGtaaaaattcatttatttttggaTTCTGacatactgtacatgtatcaacaaataacaaataaacggACACACATCTGAATTGTACAAATaaatcttttgaaaattttggaaattttaatGTGTAAACTTATTTAATTCCATAGTTGACCAGGAAAACTCTTTCTTCTTCACAActacaaacaaataaatattcaaATTCAAAAATGGTAAAAACCAGAGCATAATTTCACTGAATTTATCAGAGTGAAGAAGATTACTGACTATCAGGATATACGAGCAATACTTTGTGAGAAAGGAAAGGTCCCATAAACTTATTCAAGGCCTTGGAGTACAGGTGTGATAGATAAAATGCTAACATAATTtactaaaacatttttttctttttttaccaatAACACAGCCTGTAAAGGAAAAATCCTTGGTTCTGGGTtaaaattttagtttaaaaaagacCTAAACAGAATAAAAGATGTCACATAACCACCCATATCTTTAGGTTTTAAAACTTTTTGGAACAACCAATAAATTGTTATAACCAGAACATGGTGAAAATCGTTTgcttacagaaaaaaaaaaacgaaaattgaacaaaaacgTCTAAGTAAAAATTTAGCAAGTTTGATTTCATTATTTTGGCCACTTTTCTTGTAGAGTCAATGAAAGATGCTACATTACATGTTAAAAGTAGCTAAAAAAGTGTCTTTCACTCTGCACTGGTAATGCAACTGTTTGTAGATACagcaaaaacaattattttatgtCTGCAGCCAGGCAGGATGTGCCCGAAAATGAGATTTTTTAGGGAAACGATTTTGCACTTTGATATGCAATCCCTTGGTATCTGGTTGGCGTAATCTGTAGGTTCCTAAGATGTACCGGTCTGGGTTCTGCTGGCCGGTGTAGTGCGGATCAATTGTGCCCTCATGTACTGGATCTGAAGCCAAGGTTCGGATTAACCTCATTACTGCTTGTTGCTCTACAAAATGAAgagattgtaaattgtaaatatcttattatctgCTACCTTCAGGGCATTTCAGGGATGATTTACAACACTGGTaaggggactttgccagactgcttattGTGCAGTTTACAACTAagggcttgtttacatggaggttggggaccccaggtaggtgaggtaacccactttggtggggtaacccacctgtccatataatctctcatttttaatttgatcatgtttacatgataggtggggtgaccaggCCAGCcccatgttacctcacctatctggggtcccccacctccatgtaaacaggccctaatgAAGGgatgagtaatgatgcccccCAATGTGAGTGTTAATGTGAGATAGACCATCACACCAGGAACTACCCCCCAAACTCTTTATGAAGagagtgtgggttctttaacgtcccacaaaATTTATTACATGAGCAAGGTTTGTGAGGAGACTACAGGCCTGTAGGAACGAATTTGAAAGTGAGAGGGCATGATAAAAAAATTAGCCCTAACAACATATTCTTTAAAATCGAAAGGCAAATTGCCTTGTGTTATTAACTCAATATTTTCAACGGTAAATTGGtagtcttctttttttttttaattttcacccaAAAAGTGGAGGGGGGGCACAGGCctactcccccctcccccctactCCTACGGGCCtggactagaaagtctaactgttTGAAGATGTTACTACGAAGGCAGCAGTTTCTTcttagttatttaaagaccccaagtgttggtccagccggggtttgaaccgtgGCCTGCCACTCAGCAGACTTGTAAGCTCTTATCCAATTGAGCTTGAGAACCGGATGACGATTCATAATTTATGTATATGTGATTTTATGGTGTGTAAGcaaagaaaagtcaaaattggaCAAGATACAGTCAATTCTGTCTTAAAAGCCACCCCAGTGGGCAAGCTAGTACTAGTTTACCTTCATTTCCAGCTTTCTTTAACCACCGGTTAACAGCTGGGACAACATCAGGCTTGAATGTTGTAGAAACTGTCTGTTCAAGTGAAGGAAAATCACAATGAGCTAAGGGCCTGTTCATAAACAAACTGTTTGCATGTATTAAATAGAAACATAGGAAATGACTCATATTTTTAACTGCgtataaagaaataaatgtcCTGCACACCAGCTGGCTTGTTTAGCTTAATGGATGGAGCATTGTGCCCAGTCATCACAAAGGCCAGGGTTTGATTCCtggtcaagcctgaattttttcaggcccTTTTTCAACCGCTCAGGTTGTTAAAACAACTGCGAGGATCCTTTCCACTTTCTTAAACTGTTTATTGTAACAAACTGGCATGGTGTCTAAGTAAATATCTTTGTTACCTTTTCCATTTCAGCTGAGTCACATGCTTCATTCAACATGTTGGTGACAATGTTCTTGTCTGgtaaaatgacaaaatttaatattttcagTAAACAAATAATGCCTTtcttattttgtttgaaatacatgtaatgGTTCTTACGGAAGAAAattatctattattattattattattattattattacaaagaCGTGTGATAACTTACATTACATTATCTCAAGAAAAATTACATTTAGAACTACgattaaaaatgacaaaaacttCCAGGTCAgtgataatattattttgtgtaTTATTACTGCATGAACAGATTACCAAATAAAAATACCTTTCAAGGAAGCATTTTTCACCCAGGCTTGCGTTGCTGGTATGGCTTTTGGGTTCATGACAGCTTTTAGGGCCTAGAAATAAATGTTAATGGAACTTAAATTTAGCCTTTAGATCAACATATCTGAAAACTTGTGGACATCTCATTATTAAGGACAGTTTGCTTTGCCCCTAGGGAAAGAAAGCGGTTATATTTTTACCTAAACTTAATCCACTTAGTATGGGCAGCCCGTTAATAAGGACACCTTTTTGGCTCCTTCAGTGTCTTTATATATAAACAGGGTTTGACTTTTATTGTGTGCCAATAAAATATTGTGACAGATGCAGTAAGCTCTCTTCCTGTTAATTATATTTCCTATGGACCATATACAATGTGTAttagactttttttttaattactctTTTTCTCTGCACttaaagaatattatttttgttttacctcATCTGTTCCTCTTTTCTGCATATCTTTCATTTCCCATAAGGTGTAATACATTGTCTGTTGGGCATGGTTTGGTTCATCTGGTTTGTAACCAACTAGAATAGGAACATTAGGAAATCATAGATATTTCTTACTTAcatttttaacttgttttttagtttgagATACAATTTTGACATGCTTGCAGGTAGCTACACTAATCTATATgcatagaaaaataaaatagtttCTTAGATTGTCATACACTGTATGTgctaatttcattttaaatattttttttctcagttttatcttggtcaaaattttggtgacattttcattttgttccaATTGTGTACTCATGCTTTCTTCCTTTTGAAGGGATGTGGACATTATTTCTTACTGAGAAGTTCAATTTCATTATTGCTACTTGAACCTTAAAATAGTCTCACTTAGTCATCGATTAAAATTCTTGGCATGGCTGATGattagcctgcaccacagaggACACTAAACTCTGGTCAAGTCCATCTGCGAAACAgcaccaaaatccttgttctgggccccacctgtgtaccaggatttgagtatgtgCCATGGTTGGCCTGTTCAACAAGCCACTGTTGATTTGCCAGtcaagatgaaaggaaattaGAAACCCACTTCCAGGAATTTGTTGTGTCCTTTGGGGTCCAGAACTAGGATCTTGGTGCTGCTTTGTAGATGTTACTAACAAAGGTTAAATTACATCTCTGATGCAGGCTAGGCCCTATGAGTGCTTTCACAAAGGGGGTCCAGATCTCCTGGATCAGCCACTGATCATAAGTACCTGTCATTAACTCAAGACACTTATATGGTCATAATGAGACTGCATAAGATCCTCACAGCATGTTAATGCTTACATCCTCCATGGCCCAGTAATGTTTtaaaggtggataatgctatccactggataaatctttatccagtGAATAACGCAATTTATTGTTGTCCCTAAAGTTATCCCTTGTATAGTGATTTATGCAGTGGATAGCGCTTTACAACCAGGGCCAGATAAACTAGCCTTAATGCTGAATGAAGAACAACTTGACTGACTGTGTATTCAACTTATCAATAGCTTACCATCATAAGGGTCCTGTCCAGGCTTTTCTTTTGCTTTAGGAAACCCCTTAGCTTCTCTCAACTGAAGACGCAAGAATGATCTGCAGAAAAATTCAAGTAGGAAGAAGAAATAAGGAATCTTAAAAACACTGTTTTCCTCTCTGAACAGTATTAATTAGTAGATAATTAACCTGATGTATGAActcaataaaacttttacaagtggaaattacaatattacagGGGaagatccaggaatttttgatTGGGGGGTCCAGATCACAGGGGGGTACCCTCAAACATTACATTTTTTAATATCCTTGGAATTTAGTTTTAGAGTGGCAAATGCAACacttgttttattaaaaaaatcagcCAATTAAAAAGAGATATACAATCCTGTCGATTTAAGAATTTCAGAATCAAACAAGCGTCAGATCTGATAGGGGGATTCCGGACCCCCCCGggaccctccccctggatccgccactgtattAGTTGGGGTTCCActagcctgcatggcaggcaTTCAATCAAAAGGGAAGAGGAAGAGAATTTGGGCATGAGACTGCGCAGAATTGCAGGGGAGACCACAGGCGGGGGACATTTTCACACTTCTCCCATGCCAGAAATCCCCTtctccttccctttcaaacgccagccacgcaggctaagGTTCCACTGTGTATGATCATACGAACAAAGTACACTATTGAGGCCTATGATATTATAAGTTTTCTAGAACCACAAAGTTTATCATGATAGACAcctttaaggctggttttcactagtgtTGGAGTCGTAA is a genomic window containing:
- the LOC140948224 gene encoding uncharacterized protein is translated as MTHILTNPGYPNSLRFRSKSVDVLREHEKRKEGLPKTEFDKIRSLSRQSWKDTWQDPGNPLPRVKSNHFVTTYSTTHNYRALRELTPCRPTSPTRRNNPHPTRSFLRLQLREAKGFPKAKEKPGQDPYDVGYKPDEPNHAQQTMYYTLWEMKDMQKRGTDEALKAVMNPKAIPATQAWVKNASLKDKNIVTNMLNEACDSAEMEKTVSTTFKPDVVPAVNRWLKKAGNEEQQAVMRLIRTLASDPVHEGTIDPHYTGQQNPDRYILGTYRLRQPDTKGLHIKVQNRFPKKSHFRAHPAWLQT
- the LOC140948225 gene encoding nucleoside diphosphate-linked moiety X motif 6-like; protein product: MLRLLNRYVTRSGKRVCLSRNVQTAPSAFCLKWERAEFNGVDVNLAQLGENCSLDEFNARLKESVLHWRRDAKKSVWMKVPISQSYLIPVAFAHGFSYHHAVGDYAMLLKWLPQRVACKVPPYATHQVGVAGMVLNEEKGEVLVVQDRQLYKIGQKRKAVWKFPGGLSDEGENLEETAIREVYEETGVKSEFKSVMMFRQQHQMKNAFDKSDIYIICRMSPLSYGISHCEDEIARCEWMKLSTLITHTDTGPITRLAARLAVYGMKNGFQNVDLEPNRMRSWVDPNKTVCLYHRYLPS